A genome region from Maylandia zebra isolate NMK-2024a linkage group LG6, Mzebra_GT3a, whole genome shotgun sequence includes the following:
- the LOC101486242 gene encoding uncharacterized protein LOC101486242 isoform X3: protein MNTVVTKLEPKWISFTFRHPWLAATAVSKVKLSTRPPEPVIPAKKPFKVELVGGKRYSWCTCGHSRKQPFCDGSHKTRAQGLSPLRFVPEKDASVWLCGCKHTSNPPYCDGTHKEHFIVSAPLHEPAES from the exons ATGAACACGGTGGTGACCAAATTAGAGCCCAAATGGATCAGTTTCACCTTCAGGCACCCTTGGTTAGCCGCTACGGCAGTCTCCAAG GTCAAGCTGTCCACACGTCCTCCTGAACCAGTCATCCCAGCTAAGAAGCCCTTCAAGGTGGAGCTGGTTGGTGGGAAGCGTTACTCGTGGTGCACCTGTGGGCACAGCAGGAAGCAG cctttctgtgATGGAAGCCACAAAACCCGAGCCCAGGGCCTCTCCCCGCTACGCTTTGTCCCAGAGAAAGACGCCTCGGTTTGGTTGTGTGGATGCAAACACACAAGCAACCCGCCCTACTGCGACGGCACGCACAAGGAGCACTTCATTGTGTCTGCTCCGCTACATGAACCAGCAGAGTCCTGA
- the LOC101486242 gene encoding uncharacterized protein LOC101486242 isoform X1, whose amino-acid sequence MNTARFVVAMRRGGAQTFRRPQLLLAAYSPTVQCCLESTQAVPAARLPYRVKLSAGKHYAWCACGHSKKQVKLSTRPPEPVIPAKKPFKVELVGGKRYSWCTCGHSRKQPFCDGSHKTRAQGLSPLRFVPEKDASVWLCGCKHTSNPPYCDGTHKEHFIVSAPLHEPAES is encoded by the exons ATGAACACAGCCCGGTTTGTAGTCGCCATGCGCAGAGGAGGTGCGCAGACCTTCCGACGACCTCAGCTCCTCCTGGCTGCTTATTCTCCCACA GTTCAGTGCTGTCTGGAGTCGACCCAGGCAGTCCCTGCCGCCCGGCTTCCCTACAGGGTGAAGCTGTCTGCTGGAAAACACTACGCCTGGTGCGCTTGTGGCCACAGCAAGAAGCAG GTCAAGCTGTCCACACGTCCTCCTGAACCAGTCATCCCAGCTAAGAAGCCCTTCAAGGTGGAGCTGGTTGGTGGGAAGCGTTACTCGTGGTGCACCTGTGGGCACAGCAGGAAGCAG cctttctgtgATGGAAGCCACAAAACCCGAGCCCAGGGCCTCTCCCCGCTACGCTTTGTCCCAGAGAAAGACGCCTCGGTTTGGTTGTGTGGATGCAAACACACAAGCAACCCGCCCTACTGCGACGGCACGCACAAGGAGCACTTCATTGTGTCTGCTCCGCTACATGAACCAGCAGAGTCCTGA
- the LOC101486242 gene encoding uncharacterized protein LOC101486242 isoform X2, with product MNTARFVVAMRRGGAQTFRRPQLLLAAYSPTVQCCLESTQAVPAARLPYRVKLSAGKHYAWCACGHSKKQPFCDGTHTKKAQSISPFRFTPEKDRTVLLCACKQTKNAPYCDGSHLKVIYQDVVKYLKGIFK from the exons ATGAACACAGCCCGGTTTGTAGTCGCCATGCGCAGAGGAGGTGCGCAGACCTTCCGACGACCTCAGCTCCTCCTGGCTGCTTATTCTCCCACA GTTCAGTGCTGTCTGGAGTCGACCCAGGCAGTCCCTGCCGCCCGGCTTCCCTACAGGGTGAAGCTGTCTGCTGGAAAACACTACGCCTGGTGCGCTTGTGGCCACAGCAAGAAGCAG CCTTTCTGCGACGGCACTCACACGAAAAAAGCTCAGAGTATCTCTCCTTTTCGCTTCACCCCCGAGAAAGACAGGACAGTCCTGCTGTGCGCCTGCAAGCAAACCAAAAACGCTCCATACTGCGATGGCTCGCACCTCAAAGTCATCTACCAGGATGTAGTGAAGTATCTGAAAGGCATCTTTAAATGA